The following is a genomic window from Ancylothrix sp. D3o.
ATTTCGGGCGTGTCAATGGTGGAGAGGGCATTGATACTTTACGTCTCGATGGGTTGAGTCTCAACTTGACGGCTATTGCTGATCTCAGGCTTTCGAGTATTGAGCACTTTGACCTTTCAACTAACGCTAATAACAGCCTGATTCTTTCTGGACGCGAGGTTTTGAATTTGGCGACGATTTCAAATCAAGCGGTGATTGATGGCGTTTCAGGAAATACCTTAACTCTGGCCGATGGACTAAATACATGGCAAAACGCCGGCTCAACAACGTTTAATGGCTCAAGTTATAACTTATACCAACAGGGGTTTGCTTCTGTGCTAGTTGATCCTGAGATTACGGTTTTGTAAACTCGGTGGTTGGTGGGGGCCGGTTTTTCTCCCCCCCGTAACCTCTCGACCATGATCCGACTCTCCATAGGACTTAACCCCCACCTCACCAAAATCCACCCTCCCAGGCGTAAAAAACCCTTAAAAATTTTCTCCCCTCCTTTTTAACCCTGATGGGGAGGATTTGGTGTCAATCCTGACAGAACTTAAACTCCCAGAGTGCCTTGATAGGAATGTTGTAGAATGCTGAAAATTTTTGAGCATTTTAGAGGATTTGACATCCGCTTAACCCCTAAAATTGGGTAGTATCCTCGCCCAGCTTGGAAAAAACCTATGAGTTCCCTAGTCCACTCCTCAGATCAGGCCATCATTGTTTCCTCATCCGATCTGTTCTTGCGACACCGCCTCAAAGTTGTAGAGGACTTATGGGAGTCTGTTCTGCGCTCGGAATGCGGTCAGGAACTCGTAGACTTGTTGCAACGCCTGCGGGATTTATGTTCCCCAGATGGTCAAGCGCCGGAAGTATTGGGTGCGGAAGTGTTGAGCGTTATAGAAAAATTGGATCTCAATGAGGCAATTCGTGCGGCCCGCGCTTTCGCCCTATACTTTCAGCTAATTAATATCGTTGAGCAACACTATGAGCAACGCGAACAACAACAGATGTATGCCGGCACTAAAGGGGTGGGATCACAAATTTTCCCTAGACCGGAAGTGGAAGCCCACAGCGGCGGGCCGGAAGCTGACTTACTAGAAAAAAGTTGGCTAGAACAAAACAGTCCCCACCGCGAAGCCGGCACATTTCGTAGTTTATTCCCGAAGTTGCAAAGTCTTAATGTTCCGCCAAAACAGATCCAAAAGTTACTCGACCATCTCGATGTTCGTTTGGTCTTTACAGCCCACCCTACGGAAATTGTCCGCCAAACAATTCGCTCTAAACAGCGGCGCATTGCTAAAGTTCTCCAACAGCTTGATAGTTTAGAAGAAAATTCTGGCTTATTGCTGGAAAGTTCGCCGCTTTCTCCTGAAATCAATGCTCATTCTATTGAAACTGAGTCAAATTGGGAAAGGGAGGCTTTAATCGAGCAGCTAACTCAAGAAATTCGGCTTTGGTGGCGCACGGATGAGTTACATCAATTCAAACCAGAAGTGCTTGATGAAGTTGAATATACTCTCCACTACTTCAATGAGGTTTTGTTTGATATAATGCCGCTTTTGTATGAGCGGTTGCAGCGCTCTCTAAAAGCGTCGTTTCCTTATTTGAAACCACCCCGCTATAACTTCTGCCATTTTGGTTCATGGGTGGGTTCCGACCGCGATGGCAACCCTTCGGTAACTCCCAAAATTACTTGGCAAACGGCTTGTTATCAGCGCAATTTGGTTCTGGAAAAATATTGTCAATCTATCAAAAATCTCACTCAACTATTAAGTTTAAGTTTGCATTGGAGTGAGGTTTTACCAGAGTTACTTGAATCTTTGGAACAAGACCGGCAACAATTACCAGACATTTACGAACAGTTGGCAATTCGTTATCGCCAAGAACCCTACAGGTTGAAAATGGCGTATGTTCTCAAACGCCTAGAAAATACCCGCGAACGCAATTTAGGTCTGTATAAATCCGATGATTGGCAACAACACAGACGCGAACCAACCACCCCTGGGGCTTATGGTTCTGGGGCAGAATTTTTAGCGGAATTACGTTTAATTCAACGCAATCTCAGCGCCACCGGCTTGAAATGTCGGGAACTCGATACACTGATTTGTCAAGTTGAAATTTACGGTTTTAATTTGGCAACTTTAGATATTCGTCAAGAGTCTTCTCGTCACAGTGAGGCGATAGAAGAAATTGTAGAATACTTGCAACTCTTACCGAAACCTTATAGTAGCTTGACCGAAGAGGAGCGAGCAACTTGGTTAGCGCAAGAATTGCCGAATCGTCGTCCGTTAATTCCTCCCGATCAACCATTTTCTGAGAAAACCCGCGAGGCGATTGAAACGTTCCGCGTCATTAAAACTTTACATCAAGAATTTGGGGAAGAAATTTGCCAAACCTACATCATCAGCATGAGCCATGATGTAAGTGATTTGTTGGAGGTTTTGCTGCTGGCAAAAGAGGTGGGTTTATATGACCCTGCCACCGGCATCGGTATGCTACAAGTGGTGCCGCTTTTTGAAACGGTGGAAGATTTAAAACGGGCTCCGCAAGTAATGGCAAAAATGTTTCAATTGCCGTTTTATCGGGCTGTGCTTGCGGGGGGTTATCAGAAACTCGAAGCGCAAGAAGAGGAAGCAGTAAAAGGCTTACCTTCTTCCTATCCGACAGTGCTACAAGAA
Proteins encoded in this region:
- the ppc gene encoding phosphoenolpyruvate carboxylase is translated as MSSLVHSSDQAIIVSSSDLFLRHRLKVVEDLWESVLRSECGQELVDLLQRLRDLCSPDGQAPEVLGAEVLSVIEKLDLNEAIRAARAFALYFQLINIVEQHYEQREQQQMYAGTKGVGSQIFPRPEVEAHSGGPEADLLEKSWLEQNSPHREAGTFRSLFPKLQSLNVPPKQIQKLLDHLDVRLVFTAHPTEIVRQTIRSKQRRIAKVLQQLDSLEENSGLLLESSPLSPEINAHSIETESNWEREALIEQLTQEIRLWWRTDELHQFKPEVLDEVEYTLHYFNEVLFDIMPLLYERLQRSLKASFPYLKPPRYNFCHFGSWVGSDRDGNPSVTPKITWQTACYQRNLVLEKYCQSIKNLTQLLSLSLHWSEVLPELLESLEQDRQQLPDIYEQLAIRYRQEPYRLKMAYVLKRLENTRERNLGLYKSDDWQQHRREPTTPGAYGSGAEFLAELRLIQRNLSATGLKCRELDTLICQVEIYGFNLATLDIRQESSRHSEAIEEIVEYLQLLPKPYSSLTEEERATWLAQELPNRRPLIPPDQPFSEKTREAIETFRVIKTLHQEFGEEICQTYIISMSHDVSDLLEVLLLAKEVGLYDPATGIGMLQVVPLFETVEDLKRAPQVMAKMFQLPFYRAVLAGGYQKLEAQEEEAVKGLPSSYPTVLQEVMLGYSDSNKDSGFLSSNWEIHKAQKALQSIAEVCGVGLRIFHGRGGSVGRGGGPSYEAILAQPCRTIDGRIKITEQGEVLASKYTLPDLAAYNLETIATAVIQASLLGTGFDDIQPWNEIMEELSTRSREHYRALIYEQPDFVEFFHQVTPIDEISQLQISSRPARRRSGKKDITALRAIPWVFSWTQTRFLLPSWYGVGTALQSFLDEHPEENMKLLRYFYFKWPFFKMVISKVEMTLSKVDLQIAHHYVRELGKPEDSLRLEALFEQIATEYHLTRDLVLQITDHKRLLDGDPTLQRSVQLRNGTIVPLGLLQVSLLKRLRSHGSLSAPGVIHSRYSKAELLRGALLTINGIAAGMRNTG